Proteins co-encoded in one Deltaproteobacteria bacterium genomic window:
- a CDS encoding PIN domain-containing protein: MHGLIDTNILIYASSEAAPEHRAARAFLDQVAQDRSSYAITWINIGEYLAFVTQSFGGAPPLFSLQEACANVTSLLALPTLRLLTEGEGYWTTLQAILQDVGAVRGSFVHDCRIAAIMREHGIDTIFTRDTEFRRIPKLHVINPL, encoded by the coding sequence GTGCACGGCCTGATCGACACGAACATCCTCATTTACGCCTCGAGTGAGGCCGCGCCGGAGCATCGGGCGGCCCGTGCATTCCTGGATCAAGTGGCACAGGACCGATCTTCATACGCCATCACATGGATCAACATCGGCGAATATCTCGCCTTCGTGACCCAGTCGTTCGGCGGCGCGCCGCCCCTCTTCTCTCTTCAGGAGGCGTGCGCCAACGTGACGTCATTGTTGGCGCTCCCGACATTGCGCCTCCTCACCGAAGGCGAAGGATATTGGACGACGCTGCAAGCGATCTTGCAGGACGTCGGCGCCGTGCGCGGAAGTTTTGTCCACGACTGCCGGATTGCGGCGATCATGCGCGAACACGGCATCGACACGATCTTCACACGCGACACGGAATTCCGCCGCATCCCGAAGCTGCACGTCATTAATCCGCTGTGA
- a CDS encoding cytochrome c3 family protein yields MKRCWVVVGLCGLLLGPIVEAQSQEKNAACLACHDDPTLTTSLSSGESLVLHVDPQQFAGSVHGAQLSCTDCHDVALESHPSGTVAFATRRQYALAMYENCKRCHFSNYTKLLESVHYDMLAQGALHAPVCVDCHGAHDVERPAADRQGISRRCATCHHTIYATYATSVHGAALLGDNNQDVPVCTDCHTAHNIQDPRSAQFHLESPEVCGRCHANAPLMAKYGLSTDVLRTYLNDFHGVSVQLHRQEGAPESTAVTAGCIDCHGVHNISRADAPNSTVMKTNLVQQCRRCHPEASEHFPDAWLSHYEPTPTKAPLVYAVKLFYRIFIPFIIGGLALHILLHIWRAIVNR; encoded by the coding sequence ATGAAGCGCTGCTGGGTGGTCGTGGGGCTGTGCGGGCTGTTGTTGGGGCCGATAGTCGAGGCGCAGAGCCAAGAGAAAAATGCCGCGTGTCTGGCGTGCCATGACGATCCGACGTTGACCACGTCGTTGTCGAGCGGCGAGTCGCTGGTCTTGCACGTCGACCCGCAGCAGTTTGCCGGATCGGTGCATGGCGCGCAACTCTCCTGCACCGACTGCCATGATGTGGCGCTGGAGTCGCATCCGAGCGGGACTGTGGCATTTGCGACGCGGCGCCAATATGCGCTGGCGATGTATGAAAATTGTAAGCGGTGCCATTTTTCCAATTACACCAAATTGTTGGAAAGCGTGCATTACGACATGCTGGCGCAAGGGGCGCTGCACGCGCCGGTCTGCGTCGATTGCCACGGCGCCCATGATGTGGAACGGCCGGCCGCGGATCGCCAAGGCATCTCGCGGCGCTGTGCCACGTGCCATCATACAATTTATGCTACGTATGCCACGAGTGTGCATGGCGCGGCGCTGCTCGGCGACAACAACCAAGACGTTCCCGTATGCACCGATTGCCATACGGCCCACAATATTCAGGACCCGCGGTCCGCGCAATTTCATTTGGAGTCCCCGGAGGTCTGCGGACGGTGTCATGCCAACGCCCCGTTAATGGCCAAATACGGTCTTTCAACGGACGTCTTGCGCACGTATCTGAACGACTTTCATGGCGTCTCGGTGCAGTTGCATCGACAGGAAGGCGCCCCCGAATCGACCGCAGTGACGGCGGGGTGTATCGATTGTCACGGCGTTCATAATATCAGTCGAGCCGATGCGCCGAATTCAACCGTCATGAAAACCAATCTCGTCCAACAGTGCCGGCGCTGTCATCCGGAGGCCTCGGAGCACTTTCCCGATGCGTGGCTGTCGCATTACGAGCCGACGCCGACCAAGGCGCCGCTCGTCTACGCGGTGAAGCTCTTTTATCGGATCTTTATTCCGTTCATCATCGGGGGGCTGGCGCTCCATATCTTGCTCCATATCTGGCGAGCGATCGTGAATCGATAG
- a CDS encoding response regulator transcription factor → MTATINVLIVDDHAILREGIRALLAAAEDMVVVGEAANGQEAIERVEERRPDVVLMDIAMPGLGGLEATRQVCVRSKVLILTQYDNPEYIYRAFKSGALGYILKRALGSELLTAIRAVHRGRTYLDPTIASDVIAGYLRDRGEHVVTDPYELLTDRERQVLKLFAEGCTAKEVATVLKVSVKTAGAHRDNLMRKLGLHNRAALVRFAIEKGVLSGIKEGEIG, encoded by the coding sequence ATCACGGCCACGATTAATGTGCTGATTGTCGATGATCACGCGATTTTGCGGGAGGGCATCCGCGCGTTGCTCGCGGCCGCGGAGGATATGGTGGTGGTCGGTGAGGCGGCCAATGGCCAAGAGGCGATCGAGCGGGTTGAGGAACGGCGGCCGGATGTCGTCTTGATGGATATCGCGATGCCGGGGCTCGGTGGGCTCGAAGCCACGCGGCAGGTCTGCGTGCGGAGTAAAGTCCTGATCCTCACGCAGTACGACAATCCGGAGTATATCTATCGCGCATTCAAGTCCGGTGCCTTGGGCTACATTCTGAAACGCGCCCTTGGGAGTGAACTGTTGACCGCGATTCGCGCGGTGCATCGCGGCCGCACTTATCTCGATCCGACGATCGCGTCCGACGTCATTGCCGGATATCTGCGTGATCGGGGGGAGCACGTAGTGACCGATCCGTACGAACTCTTGACGGATCGCGAGCGCCAAGTGCTGAAACTCTTCGCGGAAGGTTGCACGGCGAAAGAAGTGGCGACGGTATTGAAAGTCAGCGTGAAGACAGCGGGGGCGCATCGTGACAACCTGATGCGCAAGTTAGGGCTCCATAATCGGGCCGCGCTGGTGCGGTTCGCGATCGAAAAAGGCGTGCTCTCGGGCATTAAAGAGGGAGAAATCGGGTGA
- the metH gene encoding methionine synthase — protein MGTMIQRVGLTADDFGGKALEGCNEYLVVTRPDTIADIHTRYYAAGADIVETDTFGANRIVLAEYDIAAQAQELNRSAAALARRTADQFATPERPRFVAGSIGPGTKLATLGQTTFDELRLSYAEQCLGLLEGGVDLFAIETCQDLLQVKAAIVAAHEAMATAGQRVPILVSVTIEQTGTMLIGTEIGAACTALLPYGIDLFGMNCATGPKEMEDNVRHLSQHCPVPIVINPNAGLPENVGGHAHYRLTPEEFVQWQTYFVEHYGVAAVGGCCGTTDEHIRALSIALAGRAPNARTVEWTPAVSSMYTAQALDQEPRPFLIGERTNANGSKKFRDLLQRDDWDGLVEMAKEQVAEGCHALDVCVAYVGRDEVRDMTETIRRYVTQVPLPLVIDTTELPVLEHALALAGGRCLINSINLEDGDARARRVLELARRFGAGVIALTIDEQGMAKRAEQKVAIAQRIYRLCVEEYGLKPEDLLFDTLTFTLGSGDAEFHDAGVQTLAGIRQVKATLPGVRTVLGVSNISFGLDPAARVVLNSVFLHAAVEAGLDAAIVHAAKILPLNRIPDAALQLAQRLVHNDRSQGDPLTAFMAYFQTNRLETGPSEAEDRAAPLEERLKQRIINGRRTDLEPLLREAMGRYAPLEIINTILLDGMKVVGELFGAGKMQLPFVLQSAEVMKAAVTFLEPHMERVEGQSKGKIVLATVKGDVHDIGKNLVDIILTNNGYTVYNLGIKVPLEQMLAAAEQHAAHAIGMSGLLVKSTAIMKENLEEMSHRGLAIPVICGGAALTRRFVESDLASAYGRAVYYGKDAFEGLRVMEAVVSECKVAAGDGMGSAGGHASAAAYAPQPRSCSPAAVSTTSLQRAPQVPPADPIPSPAASQSSTLLGGRGRRSAIKMAASIPTPPFWGTRVVGDIAVGQLWPLINRTALFKGQWQFRQGQMRKAEYEALVREKIEPIFRELTGRVEREGIFAPQVVYGYFPCGAVGNDVIVLDPETRQERVLFTFPRQPREPYHCIADFFRPLDAGTMDVIGLHVVTIGARAKAVCQQYYEAGNYTDYLYLHGLSVETAEALAEYWHRAIRVELGITGADATTIEGLYHQGYQGSRYSFGYPACPNLEDQALLFELLQPERIGVSLSETFQMDPEASTSALIVHHPAARYFDVK, from the coding sequence ATGGGCACGATGATCCAACGGGTCGGGCTGACCGCGGACGATTTCGGCGGCAAGGCGCTGGAGGGGTGCAACGAATATCTGGTCGTCACCCGCCCAGATACGATTGCCGACATTCATACCCGCTATTATGCGGCCGGCGCCGACATCGTCGAGACTGATACGTTCGGCGCCAACCGGATCGTATTGGCGGAGTACGACATCGCTGCACAGGCGCAAGAACTGAATCGCAGCGCCGCCGCGCTCGCGCGACGGACCGCCGACCAATTCGCCACGCCGGAACGACCGCGCTTTGTGGCCGGCTCGATCGGTCCCGGCACTAAACTCGCCACCTTAGGGCAAACCACATTCGACGAATTGCGCCTTTCATATGCCGAACAATGTCTCGGATTACTCGAAGGCGGCGTGGATCTCTTCGCGATCGAGACCTGTCAGGACTTGCTGCAAGTCAAGGCCGCGATCGTCGCGGCGCACGAGGCGATGGCCACGGCCGGACAGCGCGTCCCGATCCTCGTCTCCGTCACGATCGAACAGACCGGCACCATGTTGATCGGCACCGAAATCGGCGCGGCCTGCACGGCATTGCTGCCGTATGGCATCGATCTCTTCGGAATGAACTGCGCGACCGGTCCGAAGGAGATGGAAGACAACGTCCGCCATTTAAGTCAACACTGTCCCGTCCCGATCGTGATCAATCCAAACGCCGGACTGCCGGAAAATGTCGGCGGCCACGCCCATTACCGCCTCACGCCGGAGGAATTCGTCCAGTGGCAGACGTATTTCGTCGAGCATTACGGCGTCGCCGCAGTTGGCGGCTGCTGCGGGACGACCGACGAACATATCCGCGCACTCTCCATCGCGCTGGCCGGACGAGCGCCCAACGCCCGCACGGTGGAATGGACGCCCGCGGTGAGCAGCATGTACACCGCGCAAGCGCTCGACCAAGAGCCGCGGCCGTTTCTGATCGGCGAGCGGACCAATGCGAACGGGTCGAAAAAATTCCGCGACTTATTGCAACGCGACGATTGGGATGGCCTGGTCGAGATGGCGAAAGAACAAGTCGCCGAAGGCTGTCACGCGCTCGACGTTTGCGTAGCGTACGTGGGCCGCGACGAAGTGCGCGATATGACGGAAACGATCCGCCGCTATGTCACGCAAGTTCCGCTGCCACTCGTGATCGACACCACCGAGCTCCCGGTGTTGGAGCACGCGCTCGCGCTCGCCGGCGGACGCTGCCTGATCAACTCGATCAACTTGGAAGACGGCGACGCGCGCGCGCGGCGTGTCTTGGAACTGGCGCGGCGCTTCGGCGCCGGCGTGATTGCGCTGACCATCGACGAACAAGGGATGGCGAAGCGCGCGGAACAAAAAGTCGCCATTGCGCAACGGATCTATCGCCTCTGTGTGGAAGAATACGGCCTGAAGCCGGAAGATCTGTTGTTCGACACGCTGACGTTCACGCTCGGCAGCGGCGACGCTGAATTTCATGATGCCGGCGTCCAGACGCTTGCCGGAATTCGCCAAGTCAAGGCCACATTGCCCGGCGTGCGCACGGTCTTGGGCGTCAGCAATATTTCGTTCGGCCTCGATCCGGCGGCCCGCGTCGTGTTGAACAGCGTCTTCTTGCACGCCGCTGTCGAGGCCGGGCTCGACGCCGCCATTGTCCACGCCGCGAAGATCTTGCCGCTCAACCGAATCCCCGATGCGGCACTCCAGTTGGCGCAGCGGCTGGTGCACAACGACCGCAGCCAAGGCGATCCGCTCACGGCGTTCATGGCCTATTTTCAGACGAACCGTTTGGAGACGGGTCCCAGCGAAGCGGAGGATCGCGCCGCACCGCTCGAAGAACGGTTGAAACAACGGATCATCAACGGACGCCGCACCGACTTGGAACCGTTGCTCCGCGAGGCAATGGGGCGCTACGCGCCGCTCGAAATTATCAACACGATCCTGCTCGACGGGATGAAAGTCGTGGGCGAGTTGTTCGGCGCCGGCAAGATGCAACTCCCGTTTGTGCTCCAGTCGGCGGAAGTCATGAAAGCCGCAGTGACATTCCTGGAACCGCACATGGAGCGGGTCGAGGGCCAATCGAAGGGGAAGATCGTGTTGGCAACGGTAAAAGGCGACGTGCATGACATCGGAAAGAACTTGGTCGATATCATCCTGACCAACAACGGCTACACGGTCTACAATCTCGGCATTAAAGTCCCGTTGGAACAGATGTTGGCGGCGGCGGAACAGCATGCGGCGCACGCGATCGGGATGTCGGGCTTGCTGGTGAAGTCGACGGCGATCATGAAGGAAAACTTGGAAGAGATGTCGCACCGCGGCCTGGCGATCCCAGTGATCTGCGGCGGGGCGGCGTTGACGCGGCGCTTTGTGGAGAGCGACTTGGCGAGCGCGTATGGGCGGGCGGTGTATTATGGTAAAGATGCGTTCGAGGGGTTGCGGGTGATGGAAGCGGTCGTTTCGGAATGCAAGGTGGCAGCCGGAGACGGGATGGGGTCCGCGGGGGGGCACGCGTCGGCTGCGGCTTACGCGCCGCAGCCGCGCTCATGCTCGCCCGCTGCGGTATCAACAACATCGTTGCAGCGGGCTCCGCAAGTCCCCCCCGCGGACCCCATCCCGTCTCCGGCTGCATCGCAATCCTCCACTTTATTGGGGGGACGAGGCAGGCGCTCTGCCATTAAGATGGCGGCTTCAATCCCTACGCCGCCGTTTTGGGGGACGCGGGTGGTGGGGGATATTGCTGTGGGGCAACTGTGGCCGTTGATTAATCGGACGGCGTTGTTCAAGGGGCAGTGGCAGTTTCGGCAGGGGCAGATGCGGAAGGCGGAGTATGAAGCGCTGGTGCGGGAAAAAATTGAACCGATCTTTCGCGAGTTGACGGGACGCGTGGAGCGGGAGGGGATTTTCGCGCCGCAGGTGGTGTACGGATATTTCCCCTGTGGCGCGGTGGGCAATGACGTGATCGTGTTGGATCCGGAGACGCGGCAAGAGCGCGTGCTGTTTACGTTTCCGCGGCAGCCGCGAGAGCCGTATCACTGCATTGCGGATTTCTTCCGGCCGCTCGATGCGGGCACGATGGACGTGATCGGGCTGCATGTGGTCACGATCGGCGCGCGCGCGAAGGCCGTGTGTCAGCAGTATTACGAAGCGGGCAATTACACGGATTACCTCTATCTCCACGGGCTTTCGGTCGAAACGGCGGAGGCGTTGGCGGAATATTGGCACCGGGCAATCCGCGTGGAACTTGGCATTACGGGAGCCGACGCGACAACGATCGAGGGACTGTATCACCAAGGGTATCAAGGGAGTCGGTACAGTTTCGGATATCCCGCGTGTCCGAATTTAGAGGATCAGGCGCTGCTGTTTGAATTGCTGCAACCGGAACGGATCGGCGTCAGTCTCAGCGAGACGTTCCAAATGGATCCGGAAGCCAGCACGTCGGCCTTGATCGTGCACCATCCCGCCGCGCGCTACTTCGACGTCAAGTGA
- a CDS encoding MFS transporter, with the protein MRALLTLLRSYPGPVLGIFTTTALSRAGAMVIPFLALYLAERFHFTAAQATKTMGIYGAGSILATVLGGYAVDRWGCRRLILLSYAGGVVTILALLRAHSVAWLVASVFACGVCIELVRPPSSTLLTHYMAGPQLTKAFSLHHTMINIGFLIAPLLGSALLAWGFEWLFAWNAVALAGCWAIAWRLIWNAPSTTSTEDTARDDQETFFVGRFALVMLVELLFMIPMVLGFSVLPLYIHQQLALPTWVYGVTVSWNAIGIIILAYPLTAWLSRWHPFIGTGLGTLVLGAGTALFAIARTLPGLLAAEAVVTIGEALAAAVLYQLITLQSPRHLRGRLFGISHAVSAAGAMVGPLGAGLLLDWFGFGPCWVLCGTTGVVACGLCMYGYRAWGHADATANASARKREHA; encoded by the coding sequence ATGCGCGCTTTGCTGACATTGCTGCGTTCCTATCCTGGCCCGGTGCTGGGGATCTTCACGACGACGGCCCTTTCTCGGGCCGGGGCGATGGTGATTCCGTTTCTCGCCTTGTATCTGGCGGAACGCTTCCACTTCACGGCGGCGCAGGCGACCAAAACGATGGGCATCTACGGGGCCGGCTCGATCCTCGCCACGGTATTGGGCGGCTACGCGGTCGACCGTTGGGGATGCCGGCGGCTCATCCTGCTCAGTTACGCCGGCGGTGTCGTCACCATTCTCGCGCTGTTGCGGGCACACTCGGTCGCGTGGCTCGTGGCATCCGTCTTTGCTTGCGGCGTCTGTATTGAACTCGTCCGGCCACCCTCCTCGACGCTGCTGACTCATTATATGGCCGGACCTCAGTTGACGAAGGCCTTCAGCCTGCATCACACGATGATCAACATCGGTTTTTTGATCGCCCCGTTGCTCGGCAGCGCGCTGCTGGCCTGGGGCTTCGAGTGGCTCTTTGCGTGGAATGCGGTGGCGCTGGCGGGTTGTTGGGCGATCGCCTGGCGGTTGATTTGGAATGCGCCGTCGACAACAAGCACCGAAGACACGGCACGCGACGACCAGGAAACGTTTTTCGTCGGGCGTTTCGCGCTCGTGATGTTGGTCGAACTGCTGTTTATGATTCCGATGGTCCTCGGCTTCTCCGTGTTGCCGCTTTACATCCATCAGCAGTTGGCACTGCCAACCTGGGTCTACGGCGTGACCGTCTCGTGGAACGCGATCGGGATCATCATCCTCGCATATCCGCTCACGGCGTGGCTCAGTCGCTGGCATCCGTTCATCGGCACCGGCCTCGGCACGCTCGTGCTGGGTGCCGGGACCGCACTGTTTGCCATAGCTCGCACACTGCCGGGACTCTTGGCGGCCGAGGCCGTCGTCACGATCGGCGAGGCGCTGGCCGCAGCAGTGCTGTATCAGTTGATCACATTACAATCCCCGCGTCACCTTCGCGGCCGGCTTTTTGGCATCTCCCACGCCGTCTCCGCAGCTGGGGCCATGGTGGGCCCGCTCGGTGCCGGCCTATTGCTCGACTGGTTTGGCTTCGGCCCCTGCTGGGTACT
- a CDS encoding lytic transglycosylase domain-containing protein has translation MSRTPRPRIRWSIGLALLLIGGGVNLWPAPTAVRLVARAVPWEAVAVTRGRPALGKRVQFRGIPRLAQHPLAPIIIAAAERYQLDPAIIAAIIHVESGFNPLARSPKGAMGLMQLMPQTAGRLGVETPYDPATNVFAGARYFRQMLNRFHGDYLLALAAYNAGPGAVEQHGGIPPYAETVQYVPKVIRYYRQYAALARPAG, from the coding sequence ATGTCTCGTACCCCGCGTCCTCGGATTCGTTGGTCCATTGGGCTGGCGTTGCTGCTGATCGGTGGCGGCGTGAACTTGTGGCCCGCCCCGACGGCCGTCCGCTTGGTGGCCCGCGCCGTGCCGTGGGAGGCGGTTGCCGTCACGCGGGGCCGTCCCGCGCTGGGAAAGCGAGTCCAGTTCCGCGGCATCCCCCGCTTGGCGCAGCACCCGCTGGCGCCGATTATCATCGCGGCCGCAGAGCGGTATCAGCTTGATCCGGCGATCATTGCGGCCATCATTCATGTCGAGTCGGGATTCAATCCGTTAGCGCGTTCTCCGAAAGGCGCGATGGGGCTGATGCAACTGATGCCGCAGACCGCGGGGCGACTCGGGGTCGAAACGCCGTATGATCCGGCCACGAACGTCTTTGCCGGGGCCCGCTACTTCCGCCAAATGCTCAACCGCTTTCATGGCGATTATCTGCTGGCGCTCGCCGCGTACAACGCCGGGCCCGGTGCCGTCGAACAGCACGGCGGTATTCCTCCGTACGCCGAAACCGTCCAATATGTGCCGAAAGTGATCCGCTACTATCGCCAATACGCGGCCCTCGCGCGTCCCGCCGGCTAA
- a CDS encoding cytochrome b/b6 domain-containing protein → MRKWIRFTRQDRLEHWLVALCFLLLVWTGLPQKYYGAEVSQWIIAHSGGIDYTRLLHRVVGFVFTALTVWHVGSRVWGFLRKKIAPSMLPTKRDFTDAITNLRYYMGLTDHEARCDRFDYKQKFEYWGMLMGSAVMIATGLLLYAPAWFTQWLPGVLIPAAKVAHSNEAMLALLVIVVWHLYGVVFSPEVFPLDTSMFTGNISEERMKKEHPLEYERLQREAETPPLT, encoded by the coding sequence GTGCGAAAGTGGATACGCTTTACCCGGCAAGATCGTCTGGAGCACTGGCTGGTCGCGCTCTGTTTTCTGTTGTTGGTGTGGACCGGGCTGCCACAAAAATACTACGGAGCCGAGGTGTCGCAGTGGATCATCGCCCACAGTGGCGGGATCGATTACACCCGATTACTACATCGCGTGGTCGGTTTTGTTTTTACTGCGCTGACCGTATGGCATGTCGGCTCGCGCGTCTGGGGCTTTCTGCGCAAAAAAATTGCCCCCTCGATGCTGCCGACGAAACGCGATTTTACCGACGCGATCACGAATCTACGCTATTACATGGGGCTCACGGACCACGAAGCGCGCTGCGATCGATTCGATTACAAACAGAAGTTCGAATATTGGGGCATGCTGATGGGGAGCGCCGTGATGATCGCCACCGGGCTGCTGCTCTATGCGCCGGCATGGTTCACGCAGTGGTTGCCCGGGGTGTTGATCCCCGCCGCTAAAGTGGCGCACAGCAATGAGGCAATGTTGGCACTGCTCGTAATCGTCGTTTGGCATTTGTACGGCGTGGTGTTCAGCCCCGAAGTCTTCCCGCTCGATACCAGTATGTTCACCGGCAACATTTCGGAAGAGCGGATGAAGAAAGAACATCCGTTGGAATACGAACGCCTGCAGCGCGAAGCGGAGACGCCGCCGCTCACTTGA
- a CDS encoding HAMP domain-containing protein, producing MGPQARTLSIKHRILLFSVVGLGISIAMVLMYSVAHVREAIDRRVTEQQRVTTLVARHLDHVLQSQLTTLSGLSLLPGVDLHDADWEPERVAIHGMVRTSLFRKGIFLQDAQGAVPLREPMDALVPAVAWSAVSLHKPLVTTVTADGAGGARWILMVLPLRDGRGGSFGIIGGLIDPAQTGWVTALFPAAADLPGMIEVLDRDGVAVWRTGWSDTTAVTTAHDDVSATVTEAALAVAPWRVSVRQPRSAAWRSVMSLQTRAVLLALLLLLVGLGFALGMARSVTRPIAVLQRSAQQIADGDFARPVPLLGGDELGVLSRHFEVMRVRLFSWHRELEGKIRERTQKIITAQEEERKRIARELHDDLAQKMAALLLKLELQRPEEARALAIQVLDDMQRLMRNLRPSILDDVGLNSAIRWLVKHNLTATGVATQLFLDESHPRLAPALETAVFRVVQEAVANVCRHAAAQRVVICTQQQHDVLHVTIEDDGCGFDPAAAASFGIAGMQERVALVDGRMQIDAVPGRGTKIRVEVPLR from the coding sequence ATGGGGCCGCAAGCGCGCACACTCAGCATAAAACACCGGATCTTGCTGTTCTCCGTGGTGGGACTCGGTATCTCGATCGCGATGGTCTTGATGTACAGCGTGGCCCATGTGCGCGAGGCGATCGACCGCAGGGTCACCGAACAACAGCGCGTGACGACGTTGGTGGCTCGGCATCTGGATCACGTGCTGCAATCCCAACTCACAACGTTGAGCGGGCTTTCGCTGTTGCCGGGCGTGGATCTGCACGACGCCGATTGGGAGCCGGAGCGGGTGGCAATTCACGGCATGGTCCGCACGTCACTTTTTCGGAAGGGGATTTTTTTGCAAGACGCGCAAGGCGCGGTCCCGTTGCGCGAGCCGATGGATGCCCTCGTGCCGGCGGTCGCGTGGTCGGCCGTATCGTTGCATAAACCGTTAGTGACGACGGTGACGGCCGACGGGGCGGGGGGCGCGCGGTGGATCCTCATGGTGTTGCCGTTGCGTGACGGGCGCGGGGGCAGCTTCGGTATCATCGGCGGCCTGATCGACCCGGCCCAGACGGGATGGGTCACGGCGCTGTTTCCGGCAGCGGCCGACCTTCCAGGCATGATCGAGGTGTTGGATCGCGATGGCGTCGCGGTGTGGCGCACGGGATGGTCCGACACCACCGCTGTCACGACGGCGCATGATGATGTCTCCGCGACCGTCACGGAGGCCGCGCTGGCCGTGGCGCCGTGGCGAGTGTCTGTGCGGCAACCGCGAAGCGCGGCGTGGCGGTCTGTGATGTCGTTGCAAACGCGAGCCGTCTTGCTGGCCCTGTTGCTTTTGCTGGTCGGACTCGGGTTTGCGCTCGGCATGGCCCGCAGTGTGACGCGCCCGATCGCGGTGTTGCAACGGAGCGCGCAGCAGATCGCCGATGGGGATTTCGCGCGGCCGGTCCCGCTGCTGGGCGGCGACGAACTGGGCGTGCTCAGTCGCCACTTCGAAGTGATGCGGGTCCGGTTGTTTTCCTGGCATCGGGAACTGGAAGGAAAAATCCGGGAACGCACCCAGAAGATCATTACGGCACAAGAGGAAGAACGGAAGCGGATTGCACGGGAGCTGCACGACGACTTGGCGCAAAAGATGGCCGCGCTGCTGCTGAAACTCGAGTTGCAGCGGCCGGAGGAGGCGCGCGCATTGGCCATTCAAGTGCTCGACGACATGCAGCGGTTAATGCGCAATTTGCGGCCGTCGATCTTGGACGATGTCGGACTCAATTCGGCGATCCGCTGGTTGGTGAAACACAATCTCACGGCGACGGGCGTTGCGACGCAATTGTTTCTCGATGAGTCGCATCCGCGCTTGGCGCCGGCGCTGGAAACGGCTGTCTTTCGCGTGGTGCAGGAAGCGGTGGCAAACGTCTGTCGTCATGCGGCGGCGCAGCGAGTCGTCATTTGCACGCAACAGCAACACGACGTACTCCACGTCACGATTGAAGATGACGGTTGCGGATTCGATCCCGCGGCGGCCGCGAGCTTCGGGATTGCAGGGATGCAAGAGCGGGTCGCGTTAGTCGACGGGCGGATGCAGATCGACGCGGTCCCGGGACGCGGCACGAAGATCCGCGTGGAGGTTCCACTGCGATGA
- a CDS encoding sulfite exporter TauE/SafE family protein has protein sequence MDLVLIAVVSLGASFLSLFSGFGLGTILLPVFAIFLPTDMAVAATAIVHGANNVLKVLVAGRLADFKIVWRFGLAAIATAYVGAVLLVRLAHLPPWFSYQCFGARDVSPLSFVLGVLILGFAVLELHPGFKHLSFNRKYLPLGGMLSGFFGGLSGHQGALRSAFLTKVDLTPQAFIGTNAVIGLAVDAIRLLTYGTMLSTFHWRTLPVTAEGRMILTGSIAAVCGVLLGMQFLHKITMTTIQRLTGLLLVVIGLLMAAGLL, from the coding sequence ATGGATCTCGTACTCATAGCCGTGGTTTCGTTGGGGGCATCGTTTCTTTCCCTCTTTTCCGGATTCGGTCTCGGCACCATTCTGTTGCCCGTGTTCGCGATCTTCCTCCCCACCGATATGGCCGTCGCCGCGACCGCGATCGTCCATGGCGCTAATAATGTACTCAAGGTGCTGGTCGCAGGCCGACTGGCCGATTTCAAAATCGTCTGGCGCTTCGGGCTTGCGGCCATTGCGACGGCCTATGTGGGAGCGGTATTGCTGGTCCGACTGGCGCATCTCCCTCCATGGTTTTCGTACCAATGTTTCGGCGCACGCGACGTCAGTCCGCTGTCATTCGTCTTAGGCGTACTCATCTTGGGCTTTGCAGTGCTGGAGTTGCACCCCGGATTCAAACACCTCTCCTTCAACCGCAAATATTTGCCGCTCGGCGGAATGCTCTCCGGCTTTTTCGGCGGTCTCTCCGGCCATCAAGGCGCCTTACGTTCCGCGTTTCTCACGAAAGTCGACCTGACACCGCAGGCGTTCATCGGGACCAACGCGGTGATCGGCCTGGCCGTGGATGCGATCCGGTTGCTGACGTATGGGACGATGCTGTCTACATTCCACTGGCGGACGCTCCCTGTCACCGCTGAAGGCCGGATGATCCTGACCGGCAGCATCGCTGCGGTTTGCGGCGTCCTGCTCGGGATGCAATTCCTCCACAAGATCACGATGACGACCATCCAGCGGCTCACGGGGCTGCTGCTCGTGGTCATCGGCCTGCTGATGGCTGCGGGATTGTTGTAA